In Sphaerodactylus townsendi isolate TG3544 linkage group LG13, MPM_Stown_v2.3, whole genome shotgun sequence, one DNA window encodes the following:
- the NIPSNAP1 gene encoding protein NipSnap homolog 1 codes for MATRVCRIPARCLLLVRGGGLHARNYSKDNESSWFRSLFVHKVDPRKDAHSTLLSKKETNHLYKIQFHNVKPECLDDYNSLAEQVLPKLHLDPGYPCDLVGNWNTWYGEQDQAVHLWRFSGGYPALTECMNKLRQNQAYRDFQKERSKMLLSRRNQLLLEFSFWNEPLPRAGPNIYELRTYNLKPGTMIEWGNNWARAIEHRQENQEAVGGFFSQIGQLYVVHHLWAYRDLQSREETRNAAWRKRGWDENVYYTVPLVRSMESRIMIPLKISPLQ; via the exons ATGGCGACGCGGGTGTGCAGGATCCCGGCACGGTGTTTGCTGCTGGTGCGGGGCGGAGGACTGCACGCCCG GAACTACTCCAAAGACAATGAAAGTAGCTGGTTCCGCTCCCTCTTTGTCCACAAGGTGGATCCCCGGAAAGATGCTCATTCTACCCTTCTGTCCAAGAAAGAAACCAATCACCTGTACAAGATCCAGT tCCACAATGTGAAACCTGAATGTCTGGATGACTACAACAGCCTGGC GGAGCAGGTCCTTCCAAAGCTGCACTTGGATCCTGGTTACCCTTGCGACCTGGTTGGGAACTGGAATACTTGGTACGGTGAACAGGACCAGGCAG TGCACCTCTGGCGATTCAGCGGTGGCTACCCAGCCCTCACAGAGTGCATGAACAAGCTGCGACAGAACCAG gCATACCGGGATTTCCAAAAGGAGAGGAGTAAGATGCTGCTCTCCCGGAGGAACCAACTGCTCCTGGAATTCAGCTTTTGGAATGAGCCTTTGCCACGGGCTGGACCCAACATCTATGAGCTGAGGACATACAACCTTAAG CCAGGAACCATgattgagtggggaaacaactg GGCGCGGGCCATTGAACACCGCCAGGAGAACCAAGAAGCGGTGGGTGGCTTTTTTTCCCAAATAGGACAGCTGTACGTCGTGCATCACTTGTGGG CATACAGAGACCTGCAGTCCCGAGAGGAAACAAGGAACGCAGCCTGGAGGAAACGAGGCTGGGACGAGAATGTTTACTATACAG TACCTCTGGTTCGGAGCATGGAGTCTCGGATAATGATTCCCTTGAAGATCTCACCTTTGCAGTGA